Within Triticum dicoccoides isolate Atlit2015 ecotype Zavitan chromosome 1B, WEW_v2.0, whole genome shotgun sequence, the genomic segment TTTGAGGAAAGGGATGGAACTTTACATGTCCACTACTAATTGGCACATATGGAACATAGTACAACAGAACCATTATATATGCttagtacacatgcatgtgtgccaAAGTGCTGGCTGCTGGTGCTAATATACCTCTCTTAACATCCAACAACCAATAATTTTGCCCAGTTTTTCATAATTAGCTGGGCAATCTGATTTTTGCTCGGTTTTTCTTAATTAACCGAGCAAATCTTTTCGTCTTGATGAACATAGGAATCTTGTCATTTTAAAAAAACTACTGTCTATGGGATGAATTGTATGGATTCACCTTATGCTCTGATGTGGCGTGCATCTATGCAACGGTACGTTGGAGAAAAAATTGGAGTAACTATGCTAGGTCATCCAACTGCACTGATGTGGCGTGCATCTATGCACGGTTACGTCAAAGAAATTTTTGGAGTAACTATGCTAGGTCTTCCAATTGTGTGAAGCCACATTGCGTCAGTAACTTTAGTGAAGCCAAGCCACATTGTTCAATGTTGACCAAACTTGTTCAATGTTCAATGGTTTTCTCTTTCTCCCTCTGGAGTATGCTACTTTTTCTCTATTGCATCTCAATCCACCCTCATAACCATGTAATAGAATTGTACAAATAAATATTTTGGAAACCCGTAAATGGTTAAAATCATGGAGTTTTATCATACCATAATTTATATCTACAAAATAGTCGTAACAAACTTACAAGTGGAGCATTTGGAAAGAACTCATGACAATGAAAGTACAAAATGATATATATAGACAAGTTGAGGCAAACCAGCATCTATTGCATCGGCAGTATTTTTTCAGGATGAGGTTCATATGGCATATTTTATCCCATCCAtgtgtgtactccctctgtaaaaaaataCTATAAGACTTATCTAAACGgtattatatttctttacaaatggAGTAGTAAATTTAGGTTTTGGGCCTGTATTCACCTGTGAGAGTGGAGTGCCTATTATGCTGCACCTTGAGTGGTCTCAATTTTAAATAACCGAGATGGTCATGACTGGCTGATCAacacttgatctataaaaggagtgaCAAGCTTGCGTTTCTTCTCGCCGAGCACGCGAGGTGACAGTCGATCGACTTCCTCTTTCTTCTCTTGTACCGTCGCCTCTCGGCATCCTGCTAGGTTGGCAGGACATCAAATTTCGTTTCTCCCATTAATTCCCATGCCTAATATTAGTGCTGAACTAGTGATTGATGCCAGGTAAAATTTTCGCTAGATTATTTTTAGTTTTCGTTTCCAGTTTCATATATACTACAAGTTGTTCACTTGCAAATGCTCTGTGGTTGACTTTCATTTCATGGCCGATTTGACAGGGAGGAGCATGGAACCTGCTGTATGGCCACCCTGCGACTTTCATCTGGCCGATTGGTCCATGTCCATGGAACCCACTGGAGGTGCGTGGGTTCCTGACGAGTTTGCTTCGTCCACTGAAATGCTGGGCACCTGCTTCCAGACGTATGTTCCTAGCAGCTCTAGCGGAGGGCAGCTGCAGCAGGCTCAGTATGCGGCAGCCACACCGAACTTACCTtttcaggaagaagaagaagcacaaaACAAGACGGGCATTGAGATCCACGACCCCGACCCGATTCAAGTGTTCGAGGAAGCAGCACACCAGTTCGCGGTTGACGTCGGCAGTTTCGACATGAAGATGCATAGGTATCCCGCAATCATTAAACGTCTCGGCAGCTGGTACACCACCCCGCAGAGGGTGTCCATCGGACCTTACTACTACATGCAAGACGACCTCAGACCGACGGAGAAGATGAAGCATGTGGCTGCCTACCACTGCATCATGTCGTCGCgcctctccgtccaggagttgtacTCCGCGGTTGTCTCAGTGGCCAACGAGACCCGCAGACTCTACGACGACGACAAGATGGCAAACATGGGTGACGATGACTTCCTGCCTATGATGTTCTATGATGCCTGCTTCCTAGTGCAGTACATGCTTTCATATACCCGCTCCGATATGGATCCGGTGCTGTGCGACTACTTCCACAGCAATGAAAGCGACATCTCCCATGACATCATGCTGCTTGAGAACCAGATCCCCTGGCGGGTGGTCAAAACTCTGCTGAGTTTCATTGGGGTGCCATTGGCGGAGTTCCTTACTTCGTTCAAAAGATCACTGCGAAACTACAGGGTCCCCGAGAGGTATCTTGTGGACTTGGATGATTCCTACACACCACCACATTTCCTCGGCCTTGTCAGGTTCTATTTTGTAGGAAAAAGCGAGGCCAAACGGACAGGCCCAACCCAAACCCAGTCGATTTTGGCTTCTGCAAGAGCCATGGAGCTTGCAGAAATCGGCATCAGGCTGACAGCCAAGGACGAAACCGAGCTCACACACATACGCCTTAAGAAGAAAGGGTGCCTCTTCGCGGAGCTCTCCCTGGCCCCACTGTCCCTAGACAGTGCACACGCATGCTATCTTGTCAACATGGCGGCCTTGGAGCTGTGCACATACCTAGCGGGTTGGGTCGAAGATGAAGATTCTGCTGTCTGCTCCTACCTCCTCCTCCTTGGAATGTTCGTGGACCGGGTAGAGGACGTGGACAAGCTGCGAACGCAGCGAGTTCTGCAAGGAGGAGGAGGGCTTACCAACACGGACATGCTTGCCTTCTTCGCCAACTTTCACGACCTGCCTGAGGGACGCTATTATGTCCACACCATGAGAGCTATTCAGGGTTACATGGACACGAGGTGGAAGCGGACACGATCGCACGCCTTCCTTTACAATAACTGGAGAATTATCGCCGGGGTCTTCTCCGCCATTGGTGCGCTCGTGGGTATCGTCGGCACGCTTATGTCTCTCAAGAAACCATAGCTCCCTCCCTTTGCCGTCTATGATCGATCATGTGATTTTGCAAGCTTTAATTTATTTGTTATATTTCCTTTTTGTATCGATCGGAATGCTATTTTTTTTGCAAGTAAATGCTCTCTATAATCTCCTGGGTGTTGGTGTTTTGTTTCTTGCAAAGATCAATCACACATCCAAAACACAGAACACGCGCCCGGAAAACTCTTGGCCCCCAGCTGTTGCTTCCTGTACTTTTAGACTTGGTTGCTTGTGGCACTGTATGTTCTCTTCCTTTGGCTGGAACCTTGAGGTGGCCTTGGATGTCGTTATGGCGGTTGCTTTATAatcggggaaaccctttttcgtgaaAACTCTTGGCCAAGGACTTCTATTGTGCCTTCTATTTCTTCTTATTTCTCTTAACACCAATGTCTCGGAATACAATTCACATCACCTTATGCTTATATACGCGCACATGAGGATCATGGAACATGACTCACACGTGAACATAGACCTACTTGGACACTAACACGaagctcacacacacacacatatatatatatatatatatatatatagctctcCCTCTAACCACGTAAATACAAATCATACGCAATTGGCACGGTCAATGCAATCCAATTTTTTTCTTAATGGTTATGGTAGACATGTCATACATCGGCGATGAACTGATGATACAGAATTCAGGAGAGGACGCCAAAATAGAGAAATTTCAACTCGGTCCCTAAAGCGATATCTTCATAACGTTCGGACGTAAGCGATACATCCGAACGAACCACCCCCGTAGTACCTCGCGAGGAACAATGATTTCTTCCTTCTTTAATCACTAATCCTGCTTGTCAATCCCACTCTAGCACTACTTCCACATTACTTTATTGAAGAAAAATGCGGTGGAGCAGAGTTTGCATGCATAAACATAGATGCATGAATATAAGACGGAAAATGATGATGTAAGCAAATATTCTTTTTATTTTGACActttaaaatgttttgtagctcaaaccttCGCTGCGCTTCAAAATCCGTTTTCACGTAAAAATGTcgtcgcgatgagatcttcgaaactagatcctatGTTGGTATGTTTTGCCGACTTTTTTTTCAAGTCCAAAGTTACCATGCATGTAGTACTAAGTTATCATGCTGTTTACACCGAAATTACCGGGGGTGTTTCAACTACTCTTTTTTTTGCGTGTGGCAAAAATTATCACAATGTTTGTAAGTAAATTATCATATCTGCAATACCATCTACCATCGGTGACGTGCCTCAGCCATGAGGTGAGGTCCTCGTGCCGACATGGCATGACTCACTTATAAACAGAACTTTGCGGATCGTCCCGGTCCAGGCCCGTTTAGGCACATGGGATGTGTTGTGCCATACCCAGGTCGACCTGTTGGCCACCTATAATCAGGTCTACCGTTATAGGTAACTACATCGTTAATAGGCCGGTAACTAGATCCCAAGAATCATGGTAACTTTACACAAAGTTTACCGTGGTATGTTTCAACCTTTTTCCCTAGGTGAAAAGTTATCGTGATGTTTGAGTGTAAGTTTGTAGCTTTCCGGTGCATAGAAATACTAAGTTTTTTGCACAAAAGTTATGTAGGTACGTTTTAAAGAAAAATTCTCCCCCGGATCAACGTTACCATGTAGTTTGTAGGTAAGTTATCAGGGTTGCGGTGCATAAATTATCATACTTTTTACGCATGAGTTATGGGGATATGCTTCAaaaacgccccccccccccatgtctAAGTTACTACAGTGTTtgaacataagttatcaggtccgtcatgcgaaaactaccatgctatttacatagaaGTTACTGAGAATATGTCCAACAACCCTCCCCCATGTCAAAGTTTCGACGGTGTTTGAATATAAGTTATCAGGTATGTCGTGTGAACACTACCATGCTATTAACATGGAACTTATCGAGGGTTATCAGTACTGTCATGTGAAAACTATCATGCTACTTACACAAAAGTTATCGAGGTATGTCCAACAACTCTCCCCCATGTCAAAGTTATCACGTTGTTTGAATGTAAGTTATCAAGTCTGTCATGCAAaaactaccatgctatttacacaaaaaaTATGTTATCAGGTTGTCGTGCAAaaactaccatgctatttacatagaaGTTACCGAGGGTATGTCCAACAACCCTCCCCCCTTGTCCAAGTTACCACGGTGTTTGATCGTAAGGTATTAGGTCTGCCGTGCGAaaactaccatgctatttacaAATATGTTACCAAGTGTATGTCCAACAACCCTCCCCCCATGTCAAACTTACCATGTTGTTTATACGTAAGTTATCGGGTTGACGATGCATAGACTAGCATGCTATTCACACATAAATTATCGGGCTATGTTTCAACAATCCCTTCCCCGATCAAAATTATCATGGTGTTTTGTATGTATGTTGTCGGGGTGTTGTATAAAATCTGATGTTATTTATACATAAGTTACCGATGTGTGTTTTAAATAACATTTTCCCCTCGGGTCAAACTTACCACGATATTTTGAATGTAGGTTATGATGTTTGCCTCTATTTACANNNNNNNNNNNNNNNNNNNNNNNNNNNNNNNNNNNNNNNNNNNNNNNNNNNNNNNNNNNNNNNNNNNNNNNNNNNNNNNNNNNNNNNNNNNNNNNNNNNNNNNNNNNNNNNNNNNNNNNNNNNNNNNNNNNNNNNNNNNNNNNNNNNNNNNNNNNNNNNNNNNNNNNNNNNNNNNNNNNNNNNNNNNNNNNNNNNNNNNNNNNNNNNNNTTCAACAACTTTTTCACCCAAGGTCAAAGTTATCATGGCGTTTGTGTGTAAGTTATCGTGGCTTCGGTGTGCAAATTACCATGCCATTTTGCGTAGAAATCAGATCATTGGTTGCACACTGTTTTTCTCAATCTACACGTGCTGACAAAAAGATAAGAAATGAATAGAAAGAAATAGGGGGACGAGGGCATGATGGAGGTTtctcaaagaaaaaagaaaaaaacattagGGAATGGTCAAAAGAATGTGATGTGTACACTTTTGCATAACAATTAGTCTAGCCAAGCTGGTTAGTACTccatccgttctaaaatagatgacccaattttatactaactttgtattaaagttagtacaaagttgagtcatctattttgaaacggaggaagtacgtGTTTCAGGTTGGCTGCTTGGTGTGGGTTCGAATCCCATATTCATCATCTATTTTTTGACAAAAAAGAATATAAATAGGGCCTACATATAGATCTAACGCATAGAAAATAAATAGTGGTGGATCCAATCTAGAGAAAATCGTGGCGGCCAATGCCAACGTCTCCGGAAACTTTCCCACTAAATGCGCCATCAATTTAGCAACTCGTTCAGATTTTTAATCTTAACAAAAAATCAACTACACCTTAAATTCGAAGCCTGGCCTGTTTTGACAACGACAAGGTCAAAGGGAGCTCCTAAGGACGTGTTCTGATCTCCTCGGGCTTCACAAAACTTCTCAAAACCAGCTTCTCGTTGGCAGCTTCTACTCCATGTAGCGATTCCAGATCCGTTCTGCTGCATCGGCAGCTTCTCCAGCGTTGCAGCCCAACTGGGAAACTGTGGCCTGTTCGGGATAATATTGGCCCGGCTGAAGGCAGCCCAATTAGGCTAGCGAACACACCGATTCGAGGGGAAGTGGGTCAGCGAGGCGAGAGGGATCGCTACGAGTCCTCCTCGTTGGCGCCTTATGCGCTGCTTTCGGCTGCTGGCGCTCACGTCCCAGCTtacttgggccagcccatttagctGGATCGATCATTCCTTCGATCGCTTCCTTCTTCGATCGCTCGACAGGAAGTCGCTCGTccgattcttttttttttgcggggagtcCGATTCAATTGACACGTTGATCGTTCAATTCAGTTGACCATTAAACTTTTGGCCGCTTTGCAGTTGACCGTgttgacttttcaaaaaaaaatcatcaaatttgaaaaaaaaaatcctcgATTTGAGAAAGTTCATTGATTTTAaggaaagttcatcaaatttttgaAAACGTTCatgaaatttggaaaaagttcatcgattttgaataaaaagttcatcaatttgaaaaatagtgcatcaattttaaaaaaagttcataggatttgaagaaaagttcatcgaatctggaaaaaaagttcaacaaatttggaaaaagttcatcaaatttgaaaaaaagttcaccgaatttgggaatagttcatcgatttaaaaaaagttcatcaaattcgataaaagttcatcgattttgaataagaatttcacaaatttgaaaaaagttcaccgaacctatgaaggaaaaaagaaaaatgtaaaatgaaaacagaaaacgagcacagaagaaaaaaagaaagaagaaaagaaataaatatATAAAAGTTAGCATGTCAGTTGGGGATGGCGGGGTGGTTACCGCGTTTTACTATTAAACAGGACGTCCCGAATTCGATTCTCAGCAATAGCGGAATTTTTTTTGCGAATTGATAAACACAGAGTAAAAGAGCTAGATGGGCCCGCCCAGTAGAGAAGGGGGGTATGCGCCCGTTTCCATATTGCACTGTAGCGGGCGCAGAGGGCGCCGAATAGGATTCAGCAATCGCTACAGTAGCCAAAGGTTCTATTTTACCGAAAGGGAGAAGCGAACCGGTATCTTTGGCGGTGGCATGCTCTCGTAAATAAGGTGAACTCCAGCTTTTTCAATCCGTGAAGCTGGGCCGAGCTCGCTTCAGTTTTTTGCACTACGGACAGGCTTCGCTTCGAGAATCCAGCTTCTTGGAGCCCGAGCGTTCGGGTcaaaatcatccgtgaagttttcGAAGCGTGGAGCTGGAGGAGTTCAGAACAGGCCCTAAGTCACCTAGGAAACAGGCGCCCGCGGGGCGTGGCCCAGTTTTACCTNNNNNNNNNNNNNNNNNNNNNNNNNNNNNNNNNNNNNNNNNNNNNNNNNNNNNNNNNNNNNNNNNNNNNNNNNNNNNNNNNNNNNNNNNNNNNNNNNNNNNNNNNNNNNNNNNNNNNNNNNNNNNNNNNNNNNNNNNNNNNNNNNNNNNNNNNNNNNNNNNNNNNNNNNNNNNNNNNNNNNNNNNNNNNNNNNNNNNNNNNNNNNNNNNNNNNNNNNNNNNNNNNNNNNNNNNNNNNNNNNNNNNNNNNNNNNNNNNNNNNNNNNNNNNNNNNNNNNNNNNNNNNNNNNNNNNNNNNNNNNNNNNNNNNNNNNNNNNNNNNNNNNNNNNNNNtttcttttttttctctattttttctGCGGTTGGTCTGCTAGGAAAAATACCAGCTGGTTTTTCATTGCACTTAAAAAAAGTCAAATTTCAAAACTTTATGCATTTGAAAAACAGTTCACAAATTCAGGAAAAATCACAGATTTAAAAACATTTGTAAATTTAAATAAGTGTTCACAAATTTGTGGATATAAAAAAAAGTTCAGGAATTTGAAACAAaaatcatgaatttggaaaaaaaaacATAGATGAATAGATGTTCACGAATTTGGGAAAAGTTCAGGGATTTCAATAAATGTTCACGAACTTGTGATCCGAACAAAGCTCATGAATTTGATTTTATTAAGAATATGAAAAAGCTCATGAATTCgaatttaaaaaaaattatgagtttgaaaaagttcacaagtttgaaaaaatatcatgaatttgaaaaatctaAATCATGATTTAGAAattaaaagttcatgaatttgaaaaaagttcacaaggttgaaaaaagttcacgaattttacAATTGTTTGCTTGAGAACCAGCTATCGTGGCGTGTGGTCGAGACCGTCATGAGATTCACACTAGTGCCATTGACAGAGTCCATTAGTTTGATGAAACGCTGTCTGCAAGACCGCAAGGTCTCCGAGAAAAAAACTTTGGTCTTGGATGATGATTATAGAGCACCACATCTCCTCGGCCTTATCCGGTTCTACATTCTGGGGAGGAGCAACATCAAACAGGACCCCCTACCCGTAGCCGTCTCGATATAGTTTTCCATAAGCGCCATTGAGCTCACAAAAATCGGCATCACGCTGAATGACAAGAAGACAAGGGAGCTCATAGAGGCGGGCATCAAGAAGAAAGGGTGCCTGTTCACGGAGCTCTCCCTGGCGCCATTGTCCCTAAACAAGACACGCTCAAGCTGGCTCGTTAACATGGCCACCTTGGAGCTATGCGCGTCCCTCAACTTTCAAGCGGAAGGTGTTAAAGAGGAAGAGTATGATGTCTGTtcgcacctcctcctccttgccatGTTCATGGACCAGAATGAGAACGTGCACGAGCTGTGAGGAAAGTGTCTTCTGCATGGCGGAGTGGACTTACCAACAAGCAGGCGCTCACCTCCTTCAAATAGCCTTCAATACATGCCTCTCGGACACTCCTATGTCGGCGTCATGAAAGAGATTGAGAATTATACGAGGAAGAGGCGGAAGCAGATGTGGTCGTACATGTACCTTCACAAGAACTTGAGAACCATCGACATGATCATCTCCGATGTTGGTGCACTTGCGGGTATCTTAAGCACGCTTATGTCTCTCAATAAACCATAGCTCGCTTGCTTGCTTTGTCCATGATCAATGATATGTGATTTTGCATGCTTTAATAGTTACCTTTTGTTTTTGTGTCATAATGCATGCCATTTCGAAGTACATGCTATCCATCTTAATATTATGATTCCTCTCGCACTTTAGCTAGATGTAAGTTACCTGAAAATAATTAGATTTGGGCCAGTCAATTTTTCTGACCATTGGTTGATGTTTCAAGATTCATGCCCTTTTTTCTGCATGTGACGTCTCTTGTTTAGGCTGGAATTTTTTACTGACCTATTTATTATGGGTCTATCAATTCCTTAATAAGCTGGTCAATTAACCTGTGCGACTCAACAAGCTCTATGTAGCCCATCTAATGACCCAACCCACCCCTCTCgcctttgttttttctgttttctatttttatgtgtttttgtttttgtttttatttttctttattagTTGGTTCTTATGTTGTTGAATATTTTTGGTATGTTGGGGGAATGAAAATATACACACAAATACTATACAATATGTGCAAAACTTGCAATATGTTGGGTGATGATTGTTTTGCATACCGAAGAGCGCAATTTCAATGCAAATTTGTGTGCAAGTTTTCGAAAAACATTTTATTTCTTCTTAGAGCGCAATACCAACGCCACTATTTCATTCTTCCTTATAAAACTTGTTTGTTTCGAAATTGTTTTAGTTttaatttatttttcctttaagCGTAATGCCAATGCCACTAAATATTTCGTTCTGAAGAAACATTTTTTTATGTAGACCGTGTGTAACTTGTTTCATCGTTTGTTTTAGAactatttcattttctttcttctgaaAGGGCAACTCATTCTTCCTTAGAAAACtttattattttgattttcttttagTAAATTTTTCATTTCCTTTCTTCCTATAATGGTAATATCAATGCCACAAATTCATTCATCTTAGAAAAATGCATTATATTGATTTTGGTTTGATTTTATTTCATCTGTATGGgtaataccaatgtcactaattcattccttcttaaAAAACTTTGACTATTATGTGTTTatccttgcatattataaaaaTCACAATTTCTGTGTAAATTTTATGCAAATTTTGTCATGGTTGTTTTAGTTTTTTTCATCCTTTTCTTCATCCTTAAGGTCAATACTATTGCCACTAATTCATTGTTTCTTAGAATGTTTCAGTTTTTAGTTCATGTTAtttcttctttaagggtaataccaatgccactaattcattcttccatAGAAAAATTCATTATATTGATTTTGTtatagtttttttttcattttgtttcttCTTAGAGGGTATATCAATGCCACAAATTCATTCTTCCATAtaaaattatttttttattttatttcattttatttcATGTTTTAAGGGTAATACCAATCTCACTAATTCATTCGTTCTTAGGAAACATTCCTTTGGAAAAAAAATCACTATTATATGTTTCTTCTTGCATATTATGAAAAAGCACAATTTATATGATATAGTATATGCAAATTAGGTCATTGTTTGTCCTATTTTGTTGTTCTTATAGTATCAATGTCACTAATTCACTCTTTCTTAAAAACTTAATTAtttcaattttattttagtttttatttCATTTACTTCCTTCTTTAAGAATAATACCAATTCCACTGATTCATTTCTTCTTAGGAAACCCCGTTTTTGTGAAAAATCTATTATTATATCTAGTActtgcatattataaaaatgcGCCATTTTCTGTGTAAATCATGTGCAATTTTTgtcatttttatagttttctttcttcttaaagtgtAATACTTAAATACTTTGaattttttagtttttattttaaGTGTTAAGCGAATGTTAAACGAATATGACTAACTGATTTCTTAAACCGTGCATTTTTGTATATATATGCGACATGCATGTACTCCTATAGTCCTTCAATTCATACAGGAATGCTCAAGTGAGTGGACATGCATATGAGACCCGGAGCCGGATCCCCTGACATACGGCCACCTGACGTTGggccactgacgcgtgggtccgggtccacacgtcagcgagtGCGCCGTACGTCAGAGGAGCTGCGTCCATGAGACCCATCCATGCATACACGCTCACGTGATGCAAAAATTAAAAAGAGAAGTCGTCGGCATGCATGCATGTATCAAACCATGCAACACGTTCACACGGACGAGACGCGCGTAGCTGGATGACGAGCATGCATGCATGTACCAGACCATGGAACGAGGCGTATTCACATTGTTCCTAAatataaatataagaccttttagaaatTTTATTATAAACTACAAGATGAAttaatttacactctaaaatatgattACATacgacatacatctatatgtagttcatagtggaatatttaaaaatgtcttatatttaagAATAGAGAAAGTACAAGATACAATACTATTAAAGAAAATGACTGGCCCGAAAGTAGAATTCAGTCACCTGATCAGTAGCGGTTACTTTGGGCGCCCCTATGTCTCGCTCTAAGCAAGACAGGGGGGGAAGCCTCGCGTCGGGGCTGCCTCGGATGGGCCGGCCCACCCGCACGGGAGGCCACAGCCTGTTTTTTATTCTCTGTTTTACTTTA encodes:
- the LOC119311447 gene encoding uncharacterized protein LOC119311447 → MPGRSMEPAVWPPCDFHLADWSMSMEPTGGAWVPDEFASSTEMLGTCFQTYVPSSSSGGQLQQAQYAAATPNLPFQEEEEAQNKTGIEIHDPDPIQVFEEAAHQFAVDVGSFDMKMHRYPAIIKRLGSWYTTPQRVSIGPYYYMQDDLRPTEKMKHVAAYHCIMSSRLSVQELYSAVVSVANETRRLYDDDKMANMGDDDFLPMMFYDACFLVQYMLSYTRSDMDPVLCDYFHSNESDISHDIMLLENQIPWRVVKTLLSFIGVPLAEFLTSFKRSLRNYRVPERYLVDLDDSYTPPHFLGLVRFYFVGKSEAKRTGPTQTQSILASARAMELAEIGIRLTAKDETELTHIRLKKKGCLFAELSLAPLSLDSAHACYLVNMAALELCTYLAGWVEDEDSAVCSYLLLLGMFVDRVEDVDKLRTQRVLQGGGGLTNTDMLAFFANFHDLPEGRYYVHTMRAIQGYMDTRWKRTRSHAFLYNNWRIIAGVFSAIGALVGIVGTLMSLKKP